The nucleotide sequence GAACGGGGGAAACCCCGTTTTTTCCTTGAGTTCTGCAAAATTCTAATCAAACTGGGTCAAACCAAACGATTTAGAATTTGCAAAACTTGTCTCGCTTTCAAAAAAATACCCTCCTTACCTTTTCCCTTTTGGCGTTTGTCGCCTATGCTCCGTTATATTATTCAATTCGGAATGCGATCAAAAAAGAAACCTTACCGGTGACTTATGAATCATCTGAATCAGTTGCCTTTATTAGTTTAGGTGAATTTGAAATCGAAGGAAAAGAATCAGATCCGAAAACACTTCTTTTGCTTTCCGATCTGATTGATTTTGAATTCAATCAATTAACGGGTGCTGTGTATTTAGGAAAACAGACTTCCCTCTCGTCAGCCAAAAAGAACCGCTCACAATTTATTTTTTATGGAAGTTTCGAGTGGAGAGAGAATGGGATTTTTTTCATTCCTAAACTCAATTCCATCGAACAAAAGGCGACCTTCATGGGTAAGTCCATCTTTGTTCCCTACGAAGAAAGAGGAAAGTTAGTATCTTCCGTTTACCAATCTCTTTCTCATCTTTTGGATGAAACCATTCGTTTGCATCGTTTGCTAAAAAGATCTCCGGAATGGAAAATTCCCTCACAGGATGAGTTTCTTTCTGAATCAGAATTTGTTCGTTTGAGTGATTACAATCCTTACTTACCTCTTGACGAAAGGCTATCCATTCTTAAGTCTCTCGAATTCCCTTCTGAGTATTTGCAGTTTTTAAAGTTCCAATCCATTTTAGAAAAACGTTCGGAAGAATCTTTAAAAGAAGTTTGGCGAACAGCAGGTGGAAATCCGAATCTTTCGTCATACATAAAGTTCTCTATCGCCAAATACATTGCGGAGTATTATTTTGCAAAAAAAGAATTTGGTAAGGTTGTCGAGTTTGCTAATGCAGCGAGAAAAGAGAGAGAAGTTTCTAAGTCTGTATTCCATAGCGATTATGCTGATTGTATTTCTTTACTTGGGAAGGTTTTGGTTTTAGACGGCAAAAAAGAAGAAGCAGTTTATTATCTAACATCGGCTCGAAAACTTTATGAAACTTTGGGCCTTCTCCAAGACCCGTCTGCCATTGAAAATTCTTATTTTTATGGACTTCTTTTGTATGATTTATCTCAAACGGAACTAGCTTCTTATGAATTGTCTTCGATTCATGGCCAACTAAAAGATCCATTAGAACAAATTTATTTGGAATATAACTTAGCCAAGGTGTATTATGATTTAGGTCGTTACGATGCTGCTTTATCTTTGTTGCAGGACCAACGAAAATCGATTTTGGCTGAAGGTTTTCCCAATCATGATATCGCTTTGTATTCTTATAATTTATATGCAGCATCCTTATACAAATCAGGAAAATGGAGCATTGCAAAATCTGTTTGGGAATCACTCGTCAGTGCTAAATCAATTTATGGTATCGAAGAAAAACCATATCATCGTTATGCTTTATTCAATTTAGCTGTCCTTTCTAAACTAAAAAACAACCCAGAACAAACGGAAATCCTCTACAAACAATATGTAAGGTTGTCACCTTATGGTCAGATAGTTGACTTACCTTCAAAGGATCGTTTTGAAATCGGGAAACCTATTTATCCATATACCTGGGATGCCCAAATCCAAAATTCCTTTGTAGAAATGGAAGAAAAAACCATACGTTCTTATACGGGTCGTTATTTGTTTAATGGCCAAGATGAAGAGATTCGCGCCAGGACCTATGAAAATAGGCTCGAAGATACCAATCTCTTTTTGGATGATTTATTAAATACAAAAGCCTTTCTTTCTAAACCTATGTCAATCCTTCGGAAAACTTTGTTTGGTGACTTAAAGAGATTTGAAAAAGGAAATCAAATTGTCTTTTTTGATATTGGGCCTGCACTCAATCACCCAGAATATCCAGGTGTTACTTCTCTTGCCGTTGCCAAACACTTTTCAGGAATGGAAGTCGTATTATGGGAGTTACCTGGTGAGGTGGACTTATTTCTAAAAAAAGTAAAACCGGAACTAAAGGACCGTTTATACTCTTTCCCTAACATCCGAATTCTTTCTGCCGATGGAGTAGGTGAGTTTCAAACTTTATATTCCGATCCCAACAATTGGATTTTAAGGAATAGACCCGTTCCGAATTTAAAAGGAAAAACCATCATCATTCGTGCCGCTAACTCCATTGATATTTATGAACCTTATACAAAAATCCTTCCACATTTTCAAAATATTGGGAAAGAGTTAAAACCAAATCCGGTTCTGTATTTTTTCAACAGGAGTATCCTCTTAAAACCGGCAGGAACCGAAAAATTCATTTTGATTGGAAATCAATCCATCAGAGGTTTTCATCATAACTTTCAAAGTTTGGATCGGAATGGAGAACCTCCTTATTCCATCCTTCCCTTTACTGTCAGTGAGGAAATATAACCATGAATGTAGTTGAAACAGAATTTCTATTTTGTATTCTTTCTAGTTTCTTTTTATTTCATTCTCTTTCTCGGATAACAGATGAGTGGAAACGTAAAGATTTACTTTTTCAATGGACTGCCATCACTGCGGTTGGTTTTATAATTACGGAGTCTTTAACAAAATGGGGATTTCATTCCAATATTTGGAATTCAGATTCAATTTTTGCTTATATTACGAAAAGTAATCTAATACTTTTCCTTTCCTATTCATCCTTAGAAGAAAGGATATTCACACTAAAACCAATCCGTCGTATCTTTGTTTCTATCTTTTTATATTCTTTTTTTATTGGTGTTTTGTTTGGAACCCAATTCTTTCAAACTTCCATCCTTGTCCAAGATAATACTCTGATTTTACCCCTGGTCATTTCTCTTGGTGCCTTCGTTTGGACAAGGGAGATGTTCTGGACTGAGAAAAATGCCGATAATTTAATGTTAGCTGATGATACTTCACGTTTTGTTTATATCAATTTTCTGCCGGTAGCATTTTTAGTATTTTCTCCCTGGAAAGCGGATTGGAGTTTTTACAAACAGGTTGCAGCCCTCCTTATGTATGGGTTTTCTTCCCATGTCGGATTTCAATTGGTTTCCAAATTCAAAAGGGAAGTGGTTGGATTTGAGTCCGAAATTGGAATTTGGATCGGAGCTATTGCCTTCTCCACATGCCTTGGAACAGAAATTGTAGTGGTTCTCCCTTTAAGTATCCTTTCTGGAATCTTTGGAAGGCTTCTTTATTCCTATCTCTCTACTTTGTCTTGGTCAGAGTCTGGTATCCGGGGTGTGGTTTCCTTTCTTTACCCTTCCGTTTTGGGAATTTTCCTTCCCTTCCTGCTTCTGGAACCGGGTGGGTGGGTGCATTCACCCTATGTACTGTTAGGAGTCCAGGTCCTTTATTTTTTGAGTTTTTATTTGGCCGCCAGTCTTTGTTTTGGGATCATCCTTCTAAACAAACAAAAGTAAGATCAATTTTCTAAAAAACAATCGACAGTCGTTTTTTTCATGTCGATAGTAAGTCTGTGACCAAATCTTCGGATTCGAAATTCATCATTACGGATGATCCTTTTTTTGAAGGCAAAATAGCCGATTATTCCAAAAAAATCAAAGCCAAGATTTTGACCCTTTCCCAGTTGGATCAGATTGAATCCGACTCTAATGGCCATATCGCCAAAGTATTGTTCTATGTCTCTAGGCATGAATTGGAAGCCAAAGACAAAGAGATCCATCAATTCCTAAAGAACCATCCCACCATTATGTCGAACTTCATTGTTCGTGCCCCCATTGATTATACTGGTTATATTGCCCTTTCTATTGAAGAAGATCTATTTTTTACCAATGTTCCGGATGATGCTCCTCTTATCTTTTTAGTAAAGGCACTTGCCAATGCCTTTATGAGTCTCCAGATGGTAGTGGACAAATTCGAACTACAAAAACGGATCAATGTTTCTACGAACGAAATTTCCAAACTGACAAAAATTGGGATCAGCCTCGCAAACGAAAAAGATTTCACGAAACTGCTTCGTGATATTTTGAATTCTGCCCGTGAAATTTCTAATTCAGATTCGGGATCTTTGTATTTAGTAGAAAAAGATGAAAGAGGAAATCCTAGAAATTTAAGATTCAAAATTTCTGCTCTCGATTTGAGTTCAGACGAATTTATATTACCAATTAACAAAAAAAGTATCGCAGGTTACGTTGCTTTTACGGGGAAACAGTTAAATATTCCCAATGTGTACGAACTGTCCGGCGGTGAAGAATATAAATTTAACAGTGATTTTGATAAAATGAGTAATTATTATTCAAAATCAATGTTAGTTGTTCCTATGAAGGATCACCATGATGAAGTAGTCGGTGTTATCCAGCTCATCAATCGAAAGAAAAATTTTCAAACAAAACTAACTTTAGAGGAAATGAAAACCAACTCTATTTTGGAATATGATAAATATTCAGAAGAGTTGGTTATGGCAGTGGCTGGACAGGCGGCAGTTGCCATCCAAAACAATAATTTGGTTCATGATATAGAAACTTTGTTCGAAGGTTTTGTTACAGCCAGTGTTTCCGCCATTGAATCGAGAGATCCAACAACGTCAGGTCATTCCTTTCGTGTGGCACAGTATACTGTTGGTCTTGCGGAATCTGTAAGTGCGATACAAACCGGCCGATTTAAGGATATTTATTTTAACGAATCCCAAGTAAAAGAAATTCGTTATGCTTCTCTCCTTCATGACTTTGGTAAGGTCGGGGTTCGAGAAAAGGTTCTTGTTAAAGCCAAAAAACTAGAAGATTATGAATTAGATTTAATCCGTTGGCGTTTCCAATTTATTTTGAAGGATGTGGAAGCAAAACTTTCACAAAAGAAAATTGAATATCTAAAAAAACATGGTAACAACGGTTATCTGGAATTTGAAAAATCAATTCACCTCGAATATACTTTAGAAAAAGAAAAATTAGAAGAAATGGTGCGAGTGATTTCTGAATCCAATGAACCTTCTATTTTGGAAGAAGGTAATTCTAACTTTTTGGAAGAGATTTCTAAAATGAGTTATCATACAACTGACGGTAGCCAGTTGAATCTACTTATGCCAAAAGAATTTAGTTTTTTATCCATTCGTCGTGGTTCTTTGGACTTTGATGAAAGAAGGGAAATTGAATCTCATGTGGAACATACGTTTCAATTTTTATCCAAAATTCCATGGACTCGGGAATTAAAAATGGTTCCTGCCATCGCTCACGGCCATCACGAAAAATTAAATGGATCAGGTTATCCGAGAGGACTTTCTGCTGTGGAGATTCCCGTCCAGGCAAAGATGATGGCAATTGCAGATATCTTTGATGCACTGACAGACCAAGACAGGCCATACAAAAAAGCAGTGCCACTCGACCGTGCTTTTGACATTCTTAAAATGGAAGTGAGAGACCAACACATTGATGGGGATCTTTTGGATATCTTTATCGGAAGTAAAGCTTACGAAAGAATTCTACACAAAAGATAAAATCAGAACCCAATTATTTGTAACTTAACGTGGTAGTTATGTGAAATTTTCCTTCACTAGGGTTTCGAAATGATTTCCTCGTTCTTCAAAGTTCTTATACAAATCAAAACTGGCACCAGCTGGGGAAAAGATCACAGAAAGAGATGATTTTTCTTTGTTGTTAGCGGTTTCCATTGACGAATCTATTTTTGTTTTTAGATCTTTGACCAAAGAGGGTAAATCAGGAAAGTAACTGGCATTAAGTCCTGTTTTTTCAAATTCCGATTTCCATACATCCACCGCCTTTCCATAAACCCAAATCGGAACTTCCAATTGTTTCCATCTTTTGATAAACGGATCAACGGGTTCTGTTTTTGGGATTCCGCCGAGGATTAAAAAAAGTCTATCCTCTTTTTTGAATCCAGAAATTCCAGAAAGCATTGAGTGTAGGTTCGTGGATTTGGAATCATTGATAAACTGAATGTCTTTGTATTTTTTTTGGAATCCAGAACTATCCATTCGATTGAATCTATGAGGGAGCCCTTGAAAGGATTCGAATTGGTTTTGTATTTCTTTCCAATCCATATCCATTGTTTCCGCAAGGGCAATGGCAAAACATAAATTCATTAGATTGTGTTTTCCTTTCAGGGGAAACTTTGAAGTATCGTAGACATGATTTGGTGTATGGATCTGATTTGGTTCTAAACTAACAGAGTAGTTTTGATTTTCACCAATGAGTTGTAAGTTTGTATGATTGTCGGGCTCTACTATTAGAAATTGAAAAAAGTTTGGGTTTACGAAGGATTTGTGTTTTGGATTTTTTAAGTTTTGGATTTTCCACTTTGCTTCAGCGTAAGACTCCATAGTTTTATGTCTTTCTAAATGGTCTGAAGCCAAATTCAAAATTGCCGATGCCGTTATTTCTAAGTTAGGTGAATCGTCTAGTTGGTAACTGGAAAGTTCTAAAACTACTAAGTCCAAAGTTTCCAAACAAAAGGAAGTAAAGGGGACACCAATGTTTCCGCCCATTTTTGAATTCGGAAATTTGGATTTTAGAATGTGATAAGTGAGAGCTGTGGTGGTTGATTTACCATCTGTTCCTGTAATCCCAATAATTGGGCCTTTGTAAAAAACTCGTGCCAAAGTGATTTCACTTAAGGTTGGTATCTCTTTTCGTTTGGCAGCATCCAAGATGGGATGATCAGGAAGGATACCTGGACTTTTGATAATGCAGTCGATTCCTTCTAATGCTTTCTGTGGGTGATTGTCTGACAAAACTTCCGTATAGAATTGGGAGTTCGCTTTCTCTGGAAACTTGTCTGCCAGTATGCATATTTTTCCTTTTGCGGTTAATAGTTTGGCCGAGGAGTCCCCTGAGGATCCGCCACCTAAAATGAGGAATTTTTGCAATTTGTCTAGGTCGGAAGTCGATGGAATTGATTGAGAAAACATTGATTGACACTCCGCTAAAATACGATGATTTTGTAAAATCATATCAGGTTGGGTAAATCGGTGCTGAAACACGAAGTGAAAGACGGAAAACTAGTCGTTTATCTGGAAGGTCGATTGGACGTTTCTGTGGCAAATGAAGTGGAAGAGGGCCTTATGGAACTCATCGACAATGCAGGGCATAGAAAGGTT is from Leptospira perdikensis and encodes:
- the murD gene encoding UDP-N-acetylmuramoyl-L-alanine--D-glutamate ligase; translation: MFSQSIPSTSDLDKLQKFLILGGGSSGDSSAKLLTAKGKICILADKFPEKANSQFYTEVLSDNHPQKALEGIDCIIKSPGILPDHPILDAAKRKEIPTLSEITLARVFYKGPIIGITGTDGKSTTTALTYHILKSKFPNSKMGGNIGVPFTSFCLETLDLVVLELSSYQLDDSPNLEITASAILNLASDHLERHKTMESYAEAKWKIQNLKNPKHKSFVNPNFFQFLIVEPDNHTNLQLIGENQNYSVSLEPNQIHTPNHVYDTSKFPLKGKHNLMNLCFAIALAETMDMDWKEIQNQFESFQGLPHRFNRMDSSGFQKKYKDIQFINDSKSTNLHSMLSGISGFKKEDRLFLILGGIPKTEPVDPFIKRWKQLEVPIWVYGKAVDVWKSEFEKTGLNASYFPDLPSLVKDLKTKIDSSMETANNKEKSSLSVIFSPAGASFDLYKNFEERGNHFETLVKENFT
- a CDS encoding HD family phosphohydrolase, yielding MTKSSDSKFIITDDPFFEGKIADYSKKIKAKILTLSQLDQIESDSNGHIAKVLFYVSRHELEAKDKEIHQFLKNHPTIMSNFIVRAPIDYTGYIALSIEEDLFFTNVPDDAPLIFLVKALANAFMSLQMVVDKFELQKRINVSTNEISKLTKIGISLANEKDFTKLLRDILNSAREISNSDSGSLYLVEKDERGNPRNLRFKISALDLSSDEFILPINKKSIAGYVAFTGKQLNIPNVYELSGGEEYKFNSDFDKMSNYYSKSMLVVPMKDHHDEVVGVIQLINRKKNFQTKLTLEEMKTNSILEYDKYSEELVMAVAGQAAVAIQNNNLVHDIETLFEGFVTASVSAIESRDPTTSGHSFRVAQYTVGLAESVSAIQTGRFKDIYFNESQVKEIRYASLLHDFGKVGVREKVLVKAKKLEDYELDLIRWRFQFILKDVEAKLSQKKIEYLKKHGNNGYLEFEKSIHLEYTLEKEKLEEMVRVISESNEPSILEEGNSNFLEEISKMSYHTTDGSQLNLLMPKEFSFLSIRRGSLDFDERREIESHVEHTFQFLSKIPWTRELKMVPAIAHGHHEKLNGSGYPRGLSAVEIPVQAKMMAIADIFDALTDQDRPYKKAVPLDRAFDILKMEVRDQHIDGDLLDIFIGSKAYERILHKR
- a CDS encoding tetratricopeptide repeat protein, whose amino-acid sequence is MSRFQKNTLLTFSLLAFVAYAPLYYSIRNAIKKETLPVTYESSESVAFISLGEFEIEGKESDPKTLLLLSDLIDFEFNQLTGAVYLGKQTSLSSAKKNRSQFIFYGSFEWRENGIFFIPKLNSIEQKATFMGKSIFVPYEERGKLVSSVYQSLSHLLDETIRLHRLLKRSPEWKIPSQDEFLSESEFVRLSDYNPYLPLDERLSILKSLEFPSEYLQFLKFQSILEKRSEESLKEVWRTAGGNPNLSSYIKFSIAKYIAEYYFAKKEFGKVVEFANAARKEREVSKSVFHSDYADCISLLGKVLVLDGKKEEAVYYLTSARKLYETLGLLQDPSAIENSYFYGLLLYDLSQTELASYELSSIHGQLKDPLEQIYLEYNLAKVYYDLGRYDAALSLLQDQRKSILAEGFPNHDIALYSYNLYAASLYKSGKWSIAKSVWESLVSAKSIYGIEEKPYHRYALFNLAVLSKLKNNPEQTEILYKQYVRLSPYGQIVDLPSKDRFEIGKPIYPYTWDAQIQNSFVEMEEKTIRSYTGRYLFNGQDEEIRARTYENRLEDTNLFLDDLLNTKAFLSKPMSILRKTLFGDLKRFEKGNQIVFFDIGPALNHPEYPGVTSLAVAKHFSGMEVVLWELPGEVDLFLKKVKPELKDRLYSFPNIRILSADGVGEFQTLYSDPNNWILRNRPVPNLKGKTIIIRAANSIDIYEPYTKILPHFQNIGKELKPNPVLYFFNRSILLKPAGTEKFILIGNQSIRGFHHNFQSLDRNGEPPYSILPFTVSEEI